The following coding sequences are from one Diospyros lotus cultivar Yz01 chromosome 7, ASM1463336v1, whole genome shotgun sequence window:
- the LOC127806933 gene encoding toMV resistance protein Tm-2(2)-like isoform X2, whose product MAEMLISGVVKKLADIAGNLIAKEGSRLSNLRANIRWIEEEMRSVKSFLEDADAEESESRGLADDIRSIWDLAYDLEDIMEEYFPKLSPLRRNDWKGRLGWFLKAKTVRDFAVKIEEIRERAVDIKRRRKTYKVPDASGCPGKQGWDPRRTFPHTDEVNVVGMDKHIKELVAKVTDQDSVHRVISITGMPGLGKTTLARKAKQVGLSDEESKQDLEGNLFRHLNLKRYVIVIDDIWQVEPWDALKNGIPVNSMNGSRIIITSRSKDVCVRIGGKKFSHELQPLDEEKSRELFFKVVMAAPQDNGEDGDSSQLENIGEKILKKCGGVPLAIVVVAGVLLSRDRSIQAWKGVLESIGKDEDQCQKIFALSYKDLP is encoded by the exons ATGGCAGAAATGCTTATTTCAGGAGTTGTCAAAAAACTTGCTGATATAGCAGGTAATCTAATAGCAAAAGAAGGCTCTCGTTTGTCTAACTTGAGAGCAAACATTCGTTGGATTGAAGAAGAGATGAGGTCAGTTAAATCTTTCTTGGAAGATGCTGATGCAGAAGAGTCAGAAAGCAGAGGATTGGCTGACGACATCAGGAGCATTTGGGATCTTGCTTATGATTTGGAGGATATCATGGAAGAGTACTTCCCTAAGCTATCACCACTTAGAAGGAATGACTGGAAGGGGCGTCTTGGTTGGTTTTTGAAAGCCAAAACTGTTCGTGACTTTGCggtgaagattgaagaaataagagaaaGGGCAGTGGATATAAAACGCCGGAGAAAGACATATAAAGTCCCAGATGCAAGTGGCTGTCCTGGAAAACAGGGATGGGATCCAAGAAGAACTTTTCCTCACACTGACGAAGTAAATGTTGTTGGTATGGACAAACACATTAAGGAATTGGTGGCCAAAGTGACGGATCAAGATTCAGTGCATCGTGTGATCTCAATTACAGGCATGCCTGGTCTAGGCAAGACAACACTGGCCAGAAAAG CAAAGCAAGTTGGCTTGTCCGACGAGGAGAGCAAACAGGACTTGGAGGGTAATTTGTTTCGCCATTTAAACCTAAAAAGGTATGTGATAGTAATTGATGATATATGGCAGGTTGAACCATGGGATGCTTTAAAAAATGGCATTCCTGTTAATTCCATGAATGGCAGTAGAATAATCATCACTTCCAGATCCAAAGATGTATGTGTACGAATTGGTGGAAAAAAATTTTCACATGAATTGCAACCCTTAGACGAAGAAAAGAGTAGAGAGCTCTTCTTCAAAGTGGTTATGGCTGCCCCACAAGACAATGGTGAAGATGGTGATTCCTCACAATTGGAAAACATTGgtgagaaaatactaaagaaatgTGGCGGTGTGCCGCTTGCGATAGTAGTTGTAGCAGGTGTGTTATTATCAAGAGACAGAAGCATACAAGCTTGGAAAGGGGTATTAGAGAGTATAGGTAAAGATGAAGACCAATGCCAAAAGATATTTGCTTTGAGCTACAAGGATTTACCTTGa
- the LOC127806933 gene encoding toMV resistant protein Tm-2 netted virescent-like isoform X3: protein MAEMLISGVVKKLADIAGNLIAKEGSRLSNLRANIRWIEEEMRSVKSFLEDADAEESESRGLADDIRSIWDLAYDLEDIMEEYFPKLSPLRRNDWKGRLGWFLKAKTVRDFAVKIEEIRERAVDIKRRRKTYKVPDASGCPGKQGWDPRRTFPHTDEVNVVGMDKHIKELVAKVTDQDSVHRVISITGMPGLGKTTLARKAKQVGLSDEESKQDLEGNLFRHLNLKSLRL from the exons ATGGCAGAAATGCTTATTTCAGGAGTTGTCAAAAAACTTGCTGATATAGCAGGTAATCTAATAGCAAAAGAAGGCTCTCGTTTGTCTAACTTGAGAGCAAACATTCGTTGGATTGAAGAAGAGATGAGGTCAGTTAAATCTTTCTTGGAAGATGCTGATGCAGAAGAGTCAGAAAGCAGAGGATTGGCTGACGACATCAGGAGCATTTGGGATCTTGCTTATGATTTGGAGGATATCATGGAAGAGTACTTCCCTAAGCTATCACCACTTAGAAGGAATGACTGGAAGGGGCGTCTTGGTTGGTTTTTGAAAGCCAAAACTGTTCGTGACTTTGCggtgaagattgaagaaataagagaaaGGGCAGTGGATATAAAACGCCGGAGAAAGACATATAAAGTCCCAGATGCAAGTGGCTGTCCTGGAAAACAGGGATGGGATCCAAGAAGAACTTTTCCTCACACTGACGAAGTAAATGTTGTTGGTATGGACAAACACATTAAGGAATTGGTGGCCAAAGTGACGGATCAAGATTCAGTGCATCGTGTGATCTCAATTACAGGCATGCCTGGTCTAGGCAAGACAACACTGGCCAGAAAAG CAAAGCAAGTTGGCTTGTCCGACGAGGAGAGCAAACAGGACTTGGAGGGTAATTTGTTTCGCCATTTAAACCTAAAAAG CCTACGACTATGA
- the LOC127806933 gene encoding toMV susceptible protein tm-2-like isoform X4 — protein sequence MAEMLISGVVKKLADIAGNLIAKEGSRLSNLRANIRWIEEEMRSVKSFLEDADAEESESRGLADDIRSIWDLAYDLEDIMEEYFPKLSPLRRNDWKGRLGWFLKAKTVRDFAVKIEEIRERAVDIKRRRKTYKVPDASGCPGKQGWDPRRTFPHTDEVNVVGMDKHIKELVAKVTDQDSVHRVISITGMPGLGKTTLARKAYDYDFNVWPPSKE from the exons ATGGCAGAAATGCTTATTTCAGGAGTTGTCAAAAAACTTGCTGATATAGCAGGTAATCTAATAGCAAAAGAAGGCTCTCGTTTGTCTAACTTGAGAGCAAACATTCGTTGGATTGAAGAAGAGATGAGGTCAGTTAAATCTTTCTTGGAAGATGCTGATGCAGAAGAGTCAGAAAGCAGAGGATTGGCTGACGACATCAGGAGCATTTGGGATCTTGCTTATGATTTGGAGGATATCATGGAAGAGTACTTCCCTAAGCTATCACCACTTAGAAGGAATGACTGGAAGGGGCGTCTTGGTTGGTTTTTGAAAGCCAAAACTGTTCGTGACTTTGCggtgaagattgaagaaataagagaaaGGGCAGTGGATATAAAACGCCGGAGAAAGACATATAAAGTCCCAGATGCAAGTGGCTGTCCTGGAAAACAGGGATGGGATCCAAGAAGAACTTTTCCTCACACTGACGAAGTAAATGTTGTTGGTATGGACAAACACATTAAGGAATTGGTGGCCAAAGTGACGGATCAAGATTCAGTGCATCGTGTGATCTCAATTACAGGCATGCCTGGTCTAGGCAAGACAACACTGGCCAGAAAAG CCTACGACTATGATTTCAACGTGTGGCCACCATCTAAAGAATGA
- the LOC127806933 gene encoding toMV susceptible protein tm-2-like isoform X1: protein MLKPCFLYFGLYPEDHEIFTFRLINLWAAEGFIHGSGVRAVEDVGQDYLNQLIGRNLIQVVKRRFDGTVRCCRIHDILHDLSISKAREMNFLTTLNNVATSADCIAPRRVTTSFHSDAINYLSSNYQIPKLRSFLCFDDLDSSGVKLPLRNFKSLRVLILCYMGKQRARMNEIVKLKHLNHLELGGRTVVLPYAISNLENLLTLDLHQCNGVILPEVIWKMEQLRHIRLPLLCWAPSVRGFHLVRHGFHPFEVSLPNLQTLHNLPVKVFEANWLHRLDSLRRLRVRLITKHIIEVLSSANSLSQKLEELRIIRPAYMKSALDLSRYVSLRKLYMNVSGIVDFARHDKLPTCLTELVLEHTRLEMDPMVTLKKLPRLKILIFGRDSYLGEKMVCSGEADSFPQLEVLKIEARIPGWMYSAQKPELRLKEFVAEEGAMPKLKDLTLTQSIPRMRVPVRIKNIITVAI, encoded by the coding sequence atgttgaaaccatgttttttATACTTCGGTCTATATCCAGAGGATCACGAAATTTTCACGTTCAGACTAATCAATTTATGGGCAGCTGAAGGATTTATACATGGCAGTGGAGTAAGGGCAGTTGAGGATGTGGGGCAAGATTACCTAAATCAATTAATTGGTAGAAACCTAATTCAAGTTGTCAAGAGGAGGTTCGACGGGACAGTTAGATGTTGTCGTATTCATGATATCTTGCACGACCTTTCCATTAGCAAGGCTAGGGAGATGAACTTTCTTACCACACTCAATAATGTAGCCACTAGTGCAGATTGCATTGCACCACGCAGAGTCACCACTTCTTTTCATAGTGATGCTATCAACTACTTATCTTCAAATTATCAAATTCCAAAGCTTCGGTCTTTTTTATGTTTCGATGATTTAGATTCGTCGGGTGTTAAGCTTCCTCTTAGAAACTTCAAATCTCTTCGAGTGCTAATTTTATGTTACATGGGTAAGCAGCGGGCTCGTATGAATGAAATTGTGAAGTTAAAACACCTCAATCACCTTGAATTGGGAGGGCGTACGGTGGTGCTTCCTTACGCCATAAGCAATTTGGAAAATTTGCTGACCTTGGATCTACATCAATGCAACGGAGTCATCCTCCCTGAGGTCATCTGGAAAATGGAGCAACTAAGACATATTCGATTACCTCTTCTCTGTTGGGCTCCTTCAGTCCGTGGGTTCCACTTGGTTCGCCATGGGTTCCATCCATTTGAAGTTTCTTTACCAAACCTGCAGACCCTCCATAATTTGCCTGTCAAAGTTTTTGAGGCCAATTGGTTGCACAGACTTGATAGTTTGAGAAGACTGCGAGTCCGTTTAATAACTAAGCATATCATTGAGGTATTGTCGAGTGCAAACTCCCTGTCACAGAAGCTAGAAGAATTGCGTATAATACGGCCAGCATATATGAAATCTGCCTTGGATCTGTCTAGATATGTAAGCCTTCGTAAGTTATACATGAACGTCAGCGGCATAGTGGATTTTGCACGACATGATAAATTGCCAACATGTCTCACAGAGCTTGTCCTTGAGCACACTAGACTGGAAATGGACCCAATGGTGACTTTGAAGAAACTACCTAGACTTAAGATCCTTATATTTGGAAGGGATTCATACCTTGGGGAGAAGATGGTATGCTCTGGAGAAGCTGACAGTTTTCCTCAACTCGAAGTATTGAAAATTGAAGCAAGGATTCCCGGGTGGATGTATAGCGCTCAGAAACCTGAATTGCGTCTAAAGGAGTTTGTAGCTGAGGAAGGAGCAATGCCCAAACTCAAGGACCTTACCCTCACTCAATCCATACCGAGAATGAGAGTTCCAGTTAGAATCAAAAATATAATCACTGTTGCAATTTGA